The nucleotide window GCAAACAAAAGGGCCTCCTTTTCGGAGGCCCCTATCAGAGATCCTTCAGTCAAACGGGAAAAATCGATACTCCCCTTCGCATACTCTGGACGTACCAGAAAACTCGTCCCCTCCGAAAGCCGGATCTGATACACACCGGCTTTCGGCGAAATACCCTGGATCTGTAGAACTTCCTCTGTTTCCACTTACCGTTTCGAGAACTGGAAGCGCCGGCGGGCACCCCGTTGACCGTATTTCTTCCGTTCCACCATCCGGGGATCACGGGTAAGGAACCCATTGGCCCGCAGGGGGGTATAGTTGGTGTGATCCACCTGACACAGGGCCCGCGCAAGACCATGCCGGCAGGCTCCTGCCTGCCCATGAATTCCTCCACCCTGTACGTTAATCAGAATATCGTACTTGTTTTCGCTGGCGGTCACCATTAAAGGCTGTCGCACCATCAAAACATGTTCTGGCAGGGTAAAATACTGACTTACCTCTTTACCATTCACCATAATTTTACCACTGCCTTCCCGAATAAACACCCGGGCTACCGCGGTCTTTCTTCTACCAGTTCCAATGCCGAGATTCTTTACCACCTTACTACCTC belongs to Treponema sp. J25 and includes:
- the rpsI gene encoding 30S ribosomal protein S9; the protein is MVKNLGIGTGRRKTAVARVFIREGSGKIMVNGKEVSQYFTLPEHVLMVRQPLMVTASENKYDILINVQGGGIHGQAGACRHGLARALCQVDHTNYTPLRANGFLTRDPRMVERKKYGQRGARRRFQFSKR